The following proteins are co-located in the Anas platyrhynchos isolate ZD024472 breed Pekin duck chromosome 1, IASCAAS_PekinDuck_T2T, whole genome shotgun sequence genome:
- the TMEM213 gene encoding transmembrane protein 213, whose product MKLFSCKPWAALAVLFFTTMLQRSCSAAAEGASSVSTSAMPTTEYESPCLNVDFCTQAATCCQSGMDDYGWIAAAVGWSLWFLTLILLCVEKIMKLRPDEPKYLVA is encoded by the exons ATGAAGCTCTTCTCCTGCAAGCCCTGGGCAGCCCTCGCCGTGCTCTTCTTCACCACCATGCTCCAGCGTTCCTGCTCAGCAG cagctgaaggagcctCCAGCGTTTCAACAAGTGCGATGCCCACGACCGAGTACGAATCACCATGTCTTA ATGTGGACTTCTGCACGCAAGCGGCTACGTGCTGCCAGTCAGGCATGGATGATTACGGGTGGATTGCAGCAGCTGTCGGCTGGAGCCTCTGGTTTCTGACGCTCATCCTGCTCTGTGTGGAAAAGATCATGAAACTCCGTCCAGATGAACCCAAATATTTGGTAGCCTGA